The genomic region TTAACGATCGCCAGTTCGATCGCCTTATCCGCCTGCTAGAGGGGCAACCTATCCTTGTCGGCGGCCAAACTGATCGGGCAACCCGGTACATTGCCCCAACCATTCTTAGCCCGGTGGATTGGGATGCACCAATTATGCAAGATGAAATCTTTGGGCCATTGTTACCCGTGCTGACCTATCGAGATATTCATGACGCGATCGCCGCCATCAACGCCCGTCCCAAACCCCTAGCACTTTACCTCTTCACCCGCAATCAAGCACTTCAAACCCTAGTGCTATCTGCTACCTCCTCTGGTGGAGTCTGTCTCAATGATGTGTTCTTACAAGCAGCCATCTGGGAGCTACCCTTTGGTGGTGTCGGCAATAGTGGCACTGGTGCGTATCATGGAAAACATAGCTTCGAGACCTTTT from Cyanobacteriota bacterium harbors:
- a CDS encoding aldehyde dehydrogenase family protein — its product is VDRDVPIELTAKRIAWGKFLNAGQACIAPDYVLVHEEIKSAFLTALQSAIQEFFGDDPAQSPDLGRIVNDRQFDRLIRLLEGQPILVGGQTDRATRYIAPTILSPVDWDAPIMQDEIFGPLLPVLTYRDIHDAIAAINARPKPLALYLFTRNQALQTLVLSATSSGGVCLNDVFLQAAIWELPFGGVGNSGTGAYHGKHSFETFSHLKAVLKKPFWIDLDWRYPPYASKLKFFKRVIGLG